The genomic segment AACAAGAAGGTTTTTAACTATGAGCAATTCCCGCACAAGCCAAGAGGTGAAGCGCAATGTCCTTGACTAAACAAGTGTGGATAGGAATCTGCCTAATACTGATACTGGCTTTGGGTGGGAGCTTTTTTATCAGCACCCTCACAGCCCGCGAATATTTAGAGCAGCAGCTACAGCTGAAAAACATCGACAACGCCAACTCTCTTGCGCTATCGATCACCCAGATGGAGAAAGATCCGGTCACGCTGGAGTTACTGATTAGCGCGCAGTTTGACAGCGGCCACTATCAAAGCATTCGTCTGCTCGATCCCGCAGGAAAAATCATCGTCGAGCGTCGCTATACCCCGCAAAGCTCCGAGCACTCGGTTCCCGGCTGGTTTGCACAACTTCTGAATATTCATGTGCAACCGGGTATAGCTCAGATTCAAGACGGCTGGCAACAATACGCCACCTTAGAAGTTCAAAGCCATTCACGCTACGCGCAACAAGAGTTATGGAATAGCAGTCTGAAACTTTTGCTTTGGCTGGTAATCGCAGGCCTTGCTTGCGGTCTTGTGGGCACTCTGGTGCTAAAAGTTATCACTCGTCCCTTGGGCCGGGTGGTAGATCAGGCCGAGTCCATCGGCCAACGCCATTTTGTCACCTCAAGCGAACCGCGAACTCGTGAATTTCGCAAGCTGGTACGCGCCATGAATAAGTTATCGGCTAGCGTGAAAGCCATGCTAGAGAAAGAGACAGAAAAGCTGGAGCGTTTGCGCACCCAATCGCAACAGGACGAAGTCACAGGCATTGCCAACCGCAACCACTTTCTCAATTTGCTAGACAGCTTGTTGGGGCGTGAGGACGCCGCGCAGGATAGTGCTATTTATATGGTTCGCCTGCTAAACCTCAACGATCTCAATCAGCGTTTAGGTCGCGACCAAGTAGACACTTTATTGCGCACACTAACGCAGCAATTGAATGATCGCGAACCTGGTGCAGAGACCATCATCGGACGCTTAAATGGTACTGATTTTGTGCTTGTTGCTCCCTATCAGGAAGACCTTCAGTCCTGCGCCAACACGCTCAGTGAGCAATTGCTGAGTGCGTTAAATAAAAAAGTTCCAGAGGGCATTACGGTCAGCCTGCCACTGGCTGCCACCTTGTTGAACAGGGGTAAGCAGCGCGGCCAGGTACTGGCCACGCTAGATGGACTGCTGGCGCTGGCTGAGCAGCGCGGTAACAGGGGCGTAGAAGTTGCGACACAAGACCAGAGCCAACAGCGCAACCTGGTTCAGTGGCGCGCGGCCCTAAACAAAGCCTTGGCTCAGGGAGTACACTTAGGCGAATTCGCTGTGCGTTTGCAAAATGGCACACTGCTACACTGGGAGAATCCGGTGCGTCTGGAGCTGGAAGGTCAATGGCAAAGTGCGGGCTATTTTGTCGGCTGGGCCAGGCGTCTGGGCATACTACCCGAAGTCGACTGGTTAGTAGTTAATCAAGCGCTAAAAAACATTCAGCACAGCGGCGATCAGTGCGCTGTCAACATCTCGGAGAGCGCCCTGTGCGACGCCGACTTTCGCACCAAGGTACGTAGCCTACTGCGGCAATGCCCAGCTGTTTGCGACAAACTATGGTTGGAGTTTCCGGAAAGCTGCGCTATTCGTCACCTTCCCCAACTGAAGAGTTTTAGCGCTGAATTAAGGCAGTTAGGCTGCAAAGTGGGGCTGGAACACGTTGGGCTTGAGTTTACGAAAATTCGCGAGCTGGAAGGTATTGGGCTTGATTATTTAAAAGTAGACAGCGCGATTATTCGCGATTGTCACACGAATCAAATCAATCACAACTTTATGCAAAGCCTTTGCGGCATAGGCCATTCGTTAGGGGCCGTAATGATAGCCGAAGGGGTGATTTGCTCAGACGAACAAAATGTTTTAGCCGAGCTTAATTTTGACGCCTTTACAGGTCCCGCCATCCGTTGAATAGAGTACTGATGTCTCCTGCGCCAGGCAACCACACTCTGGGCTAAAGCCCCAGAGTGTCATCGTCATCGAAGAAGCTCAAGCTATGTAGACGTTCGCGAATTTGTTCACGTTGCAACAGTTTTGCCTGAGCCGCATCGGGTAAATCGGTAAAACGAATTACCGATTTATCCACCAGCAAATTAATGACATCTTCCATCACCCGCGCCATTTGCAGATCGCTGTCAAGCAACGCCTGATAGGCCTCGGGCTGCAGTGTGCGCATAAAACTCACAAGCTCTGGCGAATCTGCCGACACAGATTCTGAAAAGCCATCCGTGGCTTCGCGGCTGATGGCGATAATTGCACCGCTTTTATCCCGCTTTACATACATATCATGAATCCACGTTTAACTGGCCACTATTAAGCAGCTGGGTAATGATTTCTGAATCTGTGCCGGACAAGCTGACATTTTGCAACGTTATCGTTTGATCGGTAGCACTGTCATAGTTACTGCCATCGAAGCTGCCAGAGCTGCTGATATGGATAACCGTATCTGCGCCAGATTGCTCGAAGTGTAGATAACCTGTGAGGTTGCTGCTGTTCTCTCCTTGCAATAGATCCGCTAAATCCAGAGAATTTCCAGCGCCACTTTCAACATTAAAGTCTGTCACAACATCATTTGCTGAGGCGCCCGGACTGCCTTGATCCCCCAGTTCCCAGGCAAAGACATCAGAAGCCCACTCGCCGCCCCCAGATAAAGTATCATCGCCTGGCCCGCCAACCAAAAGATCGTTATTTGAACCGCCATAAAGCGTATCATTGCCTTCGTTGCCGTATAGAGAGTCGTCTCCCGAGTATCCATAAATCTCATCATCACCCTCTAGACCGAAAACTGTATTAGCTTCCCAATGAGGATAGGTAGAATCATCGAGAAGATCATCACCCTCTGTGCCATAAATATTATTGGTAATTGTGATAAACGACACTACCTCGGCACTACTGTCTAAACCGTCACTGACGGTAATAACAAGCTCCCTTGGTGTTTCGGATGTTTCAGAGCCATTCAAAGCAATTAGACTTAGGGCCGATTGATAGTCTTCATGAGATGCAATTCCGCTGAGGGTAGCGGTATTGCTATTGCTATCGAATGTGAAGTCGATACCACCAGGAAGTGCGGCAGATTCAACCAACTGATCCCCCAGTTGCGCGTTTCGAATCTCAATCTGCGCCGACCACAAGTTGGAAGCATCGATATCAGTTATAACGACATCCTCGCCAGCAATAGCAACATTTGTATCTGGCTTACCATAGGCTTGGTAAGCCCCGGCATTCGCCGTACTATCATCCGCATCCAGATCCACTTCAGGGGCGTTATTGGTAGGCCTGACCTCCACCGGGACCCTCATAGAATCATATCCACCATTGCCATCAGAGACTGTGTAAGTAAACGAATCTTGGCCAAAAAATCCCGGGTTTGGCGAATAGGTTACCGTATTGCCGTTGGTCGATACTGTACCGTTCGCACCGTCGGAAACGGAACTAATGGTTAAACGATCCCCATCAATATCGTGATCGTTGGCCAACACATTGATCGTTATGGGTTGATCTTCACTTGTGCTATAGGGGGCGCCGCGATAAGAGACGTTACTGGGAGCCCACACGTCCTCTCCCCCTGGACCAAACAAGCTGCCATCAAATACATATTCACCACCCTGATCCCAGTAATAAACTTCGACCTCATGAATACCCGCCGACAACTGTGTTGTCTGGACAAAGTTACTGGGCGAGGTAATAAAGTCGGCGGTAAACGTCTCTTCTCCATCAATAAATATCACAAACCCATCATCATGCGTAATATTCAGTGTGTAGGTACCGGCAGTATCCACCTCGAATACGCCCACAAAGCGCACAATAGCGTCACCCGAACTCTCTGTAGTGTTGCGCACCACCGAGTCATCGTCACTACCATCTGCCAGCCAGCTTTCCAAGTTGTTACCCGAGCCGAGATTCTGTCTGTAATCGGAATCCCCCTGACGAACCGCATAGTTGAAACCGGTGGAAATAAAGGTCGCATCCGGTGCTTCACGACCAGTAAATCCAATAACCTGAGCTACGGACTCGAGGTTGGGACCATCTACACCCTCGTTGTATACCCAGAACTCTGAGGCGAATCCTCCCTGCGTCAAACCAGTATCAGGTTCGGCCACAGGAGCATCATTTTCACCTTGTATATTGAGAGTTGCCGTAGAGCTGAAATTTTCACCAAAAGTGTTTACCGTATAATCGATTAGCAATTCAGCAGTATCAGACGAGCTTAGAAAATCAAATAGATTTCCCTCTTCGTTGGTAAAGCTAACATCGCCGTTTGCTTGTACCACAAGCTCTGCTGTGTGCAATGTATCGTTATGAGTAATCGTATAGTGAACCACTTCATTACCAGCGTTTGCTTGCTGGGTGAACGTAAAATCTGAAGCGGCATTGACGCCATTAATCCGAATGCCGCCGCCTGTCACCGCGGTCACCGACCCAACACCACTTTGAGGCCCCGTATTATCCAAAAGATTCAACTCGCCCAAGACCAGGTCCTGATTTTCGCTTAACGAATAAGACTCATCCCTATCGCTTGGTACATCTGTGCGATCATCGACTATTGCTACATTCAATAATGCGCTATCACTGAATTGATCTCCGTCGGTAAGCGTGTAGGTAAATTCATCCGTCCGTTCCACTGCTGAAATATTCAAGTCATCCAGCAATGCAAATTCGTTACCTGCCGTCGAATTGGCAGTGAGCGCCAATGCGAGATCGCCATTTTCATCAAGCGCTGTGGTTACAGATACCCTACTGGTTGTTTCATCAGAGGGAGAAACTGAACTTACCTGATTGCCGTTGGCCACCACTTCAAAGAAGTCTTGCCCACCACCAGAGGTTTCCCAGCCTCCATCAACATACAAATTAAAGCTCACTACAACTTCTGCCCCGGCCATAGAGGCACCAAAGCTAAATATTTGCGAGGCAGTTTCATCGCGATCAAGCCGCAATTGGCCGTTCTCATTGCTTACTCCCGAACCTGTCCAACCACCATTGTCTGAGTCAAAGGTTTGCTGCGAGATCAGGTTGTGATCCACGGCGTTGATCAGCGTATAAGTGTAGTCACCGAAGTCGGCAGACTCTGCGTCAGTGTTTACCCTCAGTGTATTCCCATCAACGGTGGTAATAGTAGTTTGCCCAGGCACAGAGCTATCTACCGTACCTCCGGCAATAGCGACAGAAAGCGAGATATTAGCGGGTAAGCTAGCGTCGTTTGACAGCAAATTGCCACTCACCATTTCTGCGGAACTGCTACTGTTACTGCCGGAATCAAGAGCAGCTTCAAATACCTGAGCACTGTTGTCGTTTAGCTCAGGGATCAAAATATTAACAGTTGCTGTTGAGATATCTCCATCTGCATCGACAACTGCGTACTCGAAGCTGTCCACGCCCGTATATCCCGCGTTAGGCGTGTATGTAAAAGTACCGTCCGAATTAAAGTTGAGAACACCGTTTGAGGGAGCACTCTGTACGCTGTACTGATTATTCCCATCGGTACTTTGCGTATCGTTAGAACTTACATCACCATTCAAATAGGTAGTATCAGCGGCTACCACAATGGCATCGTCCACCGCCTCAGGCTGAGAGTCTTGCGGAACTTCACGAACAACAACGGTGAAGTTCGTGGACACTTGACTAGTATCACCATTCGAACTTTCTATAGATTGCGCCACAGCGCCCAGCTCAAAGGAGCCGACAAAGTTTAAGGGCGCCGTTATAACCAAAGTTTCCAAGTTCCACTCACTCACATCGGCCACAGTAGCACCCGGCGCAGCAGTGAAATGGTTACTACCATCACTCAGCACGCTCCCTACCGGCAACCCTGTAATCTGCATGTTCAACGTCTCCGAGCCATCGGTATCCGTTAAATTCGCGACGATGTCCTGGAGCTGTATAGGCGTATTTTCCAGACCTTCATTTAAACGCACAGGATAATAGCCGCCATCAGCGTCCCCAATGTACTCAGAGAACTGGCCACCGGCCGTTTCCAC from the Gilvimarinus sp. DA14 genome contains:
- a CDS encoding LapD/MoxY N-terminal periplasmic domain-containing protein, whose protein sequence is MSLTKQVWIGICLILILALGGSFFISTLTAREYLEQQLQLKNIDNANSLALSITQMEKDPVTLELLISAQFDSGHYQSIRLLDPAGKIIVERRYTPQSSEHSVPGWFAQLLNIHVQPGIAQIQDGWQQYATLEVQSHSRYAQQELWNSSLKLLLWLVIAGLACGLVGTLVLKVITRPLGRVVDQAESIGQRHFVTSSEPRTREFRKLVRAMNKLSASVKAMLEKETEKLERLRTQSQQDEVTGIANRNHFLNLLDSLLGREDAAQDSAIYMVRLLNLNDLNQRLGRDQVDTLLRTLTQQLNDREPGAETIIGRLNGTDFVLVAPYQEDLQSCANTLSEQLLSALNKKVPEGITVSLPLAATLLNRGKQRGQVLATLDGLLALAEQRGNRGVEVATQDQSQQRNLVQWRAALNKALAQGVHLGEFAVRLQNGTLLHWENPVRLELEGQWQSAGYFVGWARRLGILPEVDWLVVNQALKNIQHSGDQCAVNISESALCDADFRTKVRSLLRQCPAVCDKLWLEFPESCAIRHLPQLKSFSAELRQLGCKVGLEHVGLEFTKIRELEGIGLDYLKVDSAIIRDCHTNQINHNFMQSLCGIGHSLGAVMIAEGVICSDEQNVLAELNFDAFTGPAIR